One stretch of Ammospiza nelsoni isolate bAmmNel1 chromosome 21, bAmmNel1.pri, whole genome shotgun sequence DNA includes these proteins:
- the RTN4RL1 gene encoding reticulon-4 receptor-like 1: MLRQGGFAELLLVLLGLKVPGALGCPTDCVCYPSPMTVSCQAHNFVTIPEGIPEDSERIFLQNNQITLLLRGHFSPSMVTLWIYSNNITFIDPNTFDGFINLEELDLGDNRYLRALAADTFQGLVKLHALYLYKCGLSSLPSGIFGGLHNLQYLYLQDNHIEFLQDDIFVDLVNLSHLFLHGNKLWSLHQNTFRGLINLDRLLIHQNQLQWIHRRAFHDLRRLTTLFLFNNSLSELQGDCLAHLGALEFLRLNGNPWSCDCKARSLWEWLHRFRGSSSSVICESPEQMHGKDLKVLRAEDFRNCSGSESLHQMKTHTFSTADRGASKSHHPHHSSKEKGKERGAENSLHSNQPAGPPGSRPGYRKPGKNCTSHKSRNRTSKPVSLGPRKNGQEFPDYVPDYQHKYSFGAVPTLSPRRKGKCTRRTPIRPPSGVQQAAGCPGLRASLLLFLVVLAAVIR, translated from the coding sequence GGGGGTTTgcggagctgctgctggtgctgctggggctgaaggTGCCcggtgctctgggctgccccACCGACTGCGTGTGCTACCCCTCGCCCATGACCGTCAGCTGCCAGGCTCACAACTTCGTCACCATCCCCGAGGGCATCCCTGAGGACAGCGAGAGGATCTTCCTCCAGAACAACCAGATCACCTTGCTGCTGCGGGGCCACTTCAGCCCTTCCATGGTCACCCTCTGGATCTACTCCAACAACATCACCTTCATCGACCCCAACACCTTCGACGGGTTCATCAACCTGGAAGAGCTGGACCTGGGGGACAACCGCTACCTAAGGGCTTTGGCTGCAGACACTTTCCAAGGGCTGGTGAAACTCCACGCCTTGTATCTGTACAAGTGCGGGCTGAGCTCTCTCCCCAGCGGGATTTTCGGTGGCCTCCACAACCTGCAATACCTTTACCTGCAAGACAACCACATTGAGTTCCTTCAGGACGATATTTTTGTTGACTTGGTTAACCTCAGCCATCTTTTTCTCCATGGAAACAAGCTCTGGAGCCTCCATCAGAACACGTTCAGGGGACTAATAAACCTGGATCGGCTGCTCATCCATCAAAATCAGCTGCAGTGGATTCATAGGCGGGCTTTTCATGACCTCCGAAGATTGACCACCCTTTTCCTGTTCAATAACAGCCTCTCGGAGCTGCAAGGGGACTGCCTGGCCCACCTGGGAGCCCTGGAGTTCCTCAGGCTGAATGGGAACCCGTGGAGCTGCGACTGCAAAGCCCGTTCCCTCTGGGAATGGCTGCACAGGTTCAGAGGCTCCAGCTCCAGCGTCATCTGCGAGTCCCCCGAGCAGATGCACGGCAAGGACCTCAAGGTGCTAAGAGCAGAAGACTTTAGGAACTGTTCAGGGTCCGAGTCGCTCCACCAGATGAAAACACACACCTTCTCCACGGCGGACAGAGGAGCCTCCAAATCCCACCACCCCCACCACTCCTccaaggagaaggggaaggagcgAGGGGCTGAGAACAGTTTGCACAGCAACCAGCCCGCCGGCCCGCCGGGCTCCCGGCCAGGCTACCGCAAACCCGGCAAGAACTGCACCAGCCACAAGAGCCGCAACCGAACCTCCAAACCGGTGTCCTTGGGGCCGCGCAAAAACGGGCAGGAGTTCCCGGACTATGTGCCTGACTATCAGCACAAATACAGCTTCGGGGCCGTGCCCACGCTGTCGCCCAGGCGCAAGGGTAAGTGCACCCGGCGGACGCCCATCCGCCCGCCCAGCGGGGTGCAGCAGGCGGCCGGCTGCCCGGGGCTCAGGGCGTcgctcctgcttttcctggtggTGTTGGCGGCCGTCATCCGCTga